In Symphalangus syndactylus isolate Jambi chromosome 14, NHGRI_mSymSyn1-v2.1_pri, whole genome shotgun sequence, one DNA window encodes the following:
- the ALDH3A2 gene encoding aldehyde dehydrogenase family 3 member A2 isoform X9: MEAAAKHLTPVTLELGGKSPCYIDKDSDLDIVCRRITWGKYMNCGQTCIAPDYILCEASLQNQIVWKIKETVKEFYGENIKESPDYERIINLRHFKRILSLLEGQKIAFGGETDEATRYIAPTVLTDVDPKTKVMQEEIFGPILPIVPVKNVDEAINFINEREKPLALYVFSHNHKLIKRMIDETSSGGVTGNDVIMHFMLNSFPFGGVGSSGMGAYHGKHSFDTFSHQRPCLLKSLKREGANKLRYPPNSQSKVDWGKFFLLKRFNKEKLGLLLLTFLGIVAAVLVKAEYY, from the exons ATGGAAGCTGCTGCCAAGCACCTGACCCCTGTGACTCTTGAACTGGGAGGGAAAAGTCCATGTTATATTGATAAAGATAGTGACCTGGACATTGTTTGCAG ACGCATAACCTGGGGAAAATACATGAATTGTGGCCAAACCTGCATTGCACCCGACTATATTCTCTGTGAAGCATCCCTCCAAAATCAAATCGTATGGAAGATTAAGGAAACAGTGAAG GAATTTTatggagaaaatataaaagagtcTCCTGATTATGAAAGGATCATCAATCTTCGTCATTTTAAGAGGATACTAAGTTTGCTTGAAGGACAAAAGATAGCTTTTGGTGGGGAGACTGATGAGGCCACACGCTACATAG cccCAACAGTACTTACTGATGTTGATCCTAAAACCAAGGTGATGCAAGAAGAAATTTTTGGACCAATTCTTCCAATAGTGCCTGTGAAAAATGTAGATGAGGCCATAAATTTCATAAATGAACGTGAAAAGCCTCTGGCTCTCTATGTATTTTCGCATAACCATAAG CTCATCAAACGGATGATTGATGAGACATCCAGTGGAGGTGTCACAGGCAATGATGTCATTATGCACTTCATGCTCAACTCTTTCCCCTTTGGAGGAGTGG GTTCCAGTGGGATGGGAGCTTATCATGGAAAACATAGTTTTGATACTTTTTCTCATCAGCGTCcctgtttattaaaaagtttaaagagaGAAGGTGCTAACAAACTCAGATATCCTCCCAACAGCCAGTCAAAAGTGGATTGGGGAAAATTTTTTCTCTTGAAACGGTTCAACAAAGAAAAACTTGGTCTCCTGTTGCTCACTTTCCTGGGTATTGTAGCCGCTGTGCTTGTCAAG GCTGAATATTACTGA
- the ALDH3A2 gene encoding aldehyde dehydrogenase family 3 member A2 isoform X2 has translation MEREVRRVRQAFLSSRSRPLRFRLQQLEALRRMVQEREKDILAAIAADLCKSEFNAYSQEVITVLGEIDFMLENLPEWVTAKPVKKNVLTMLDEAYIQPQPLGVVLIIGAWNYPFVLTIQPLIGAIAAGNAVIIKPSELSENTAKILAKLLPQYLDQDLYIVINGGVEETTELLKQRFDHIFYTGNTAVGKIVMEAAAKHLTPVTLELGGKSPCYIDKDSDLDIVCRRITWGKYMNCGQTCIAPDYILCEASLQNQIVWKIKETVKEFYGENIKESPDYERIINLRHFKRILSLLEGQKIAFGGETDEATRYIAPTVLTDVDPKTKVMQEEIFGPILPIVPVKNVDEAINFINEREKPLALYVFSHNHKLIKRMIDETSSGGVTGNDVIMHFMLNSFPFGGVGSSGMGAYHGKHSFDTFSHQRPCLLKSLKREGANKLRYPPNSQSKVDWGKFFLLKRFNKEKLGLLLLTFLGIVAAVLVKKYQAVLRRKALLIFLVVHRLRWSSKQR, from the exons AGTGAATTCAATGCGTACAGTCAGGAAGTCATTACTGTCCTTGGGGAAATTGATTTTATGCTTGAGAATCTTCCTGAATGGGTTACTGCTAAACCAGTTAAGAAGAACGTGCTCACCATGCTGGATGAGGCCTATATTCAGCCACAGCCTCTGGGAGTGGTGCTGATAATCGGAGCTTGGAATTACCCCTTTGTTCTCACCATTCAGCCACTGATAGGAGCCATCGCTGCAG GAAATGCTGTGATTATCAAGCCTTCTGAACTGAGTGAAAATACAGCCAAGATCTTGGCGAAGCTTCTCCCTCAGTATTTAGACCAG gATCTCTATATTGTTATTAATGGTGGTGTTGAGGAAACCACGGAGCTCCTGAAGCAGCGATTTGACCACATTTTCTATACGGGAAACACTGCAGTTGGCAAAATTGTCATGGAAGCTGCTGCCAAGCACCTGACCCCTGTGACTCTTGAACTGGGAGGGAAAAGTCCATGTTATATTGATAAAGATAGTGACCTGGACATTGTTTGCAG ACGCATAACCTGGGGAAAATACATGAATTGTGGCCAAACCTGCATTGCACCCGACTATATTCTCTGTGAAGCATCCCTCCAAAATCAAATCGTATGGAAGATTAAGGAAACAGTGAAG GAATTTTatggagaaaatataaaagagtcTCCTGATTATGAAAGGATCATCAATCTTCGTCATTTTAAGAGGATACTAAGTTTGCTTGAAGGACAAAAGATAGCTTTTGGTGGGGAGACTGATGAGGCCACACGCTACATAG cccCAACAGTACTTACTGATGTTGATCCTAAAACCAAGGTGATGCAAGAAGAAATTTTTGGACCAATTCTTCCAATAGTGCCTGTGAAAAATGTAGATGAGGCCATAAATTTCATAAATGAACGTGAAAAGCCTCTGGCTCTCTATGTATTTTCGCATAACCATAAG CTCATCAAACGGATGATTGATGAGACATCCAGTGGAGGTGTCACAGGCAATGATGTCATTATGCACTTCATGCTCAACTCTTTCCCCTTTGGAGGAGTGG GTTCCAGTGGGATGGGAGCTTATCATGGAAAACATAGTTTTGATACTTTTTCTCATCAGCGTCcctgtttattaaaaagtttaaagagaGAAGGTGCTAACAAACTCAGATATCCTCCCAACAGCCAGTCAAAAGTGGATTGGGGAAAATTTTTTCTCTTGAAACGGTTCAACAAAGAAAAACTTGGTCTCCTGTTGCTCACTTTCCTGGGTATTGTAGCCGCTGTGCTTGTCAAG AAATACCAAGCTGTGCTGAGGAGAAAGGCCCTGTTGATTTTTCTGGTAGTTCACAGACTGCGTTGGTCCAGTAAGCAGAGATGA